Proteins from a single region of Leuconostoc gasicomitatum LMG 18811:
- the tuf gene encoding elongation factor Tu, with protein MAKETYVRTKPHVNIGTIGHVDHGKTTLTAAISKVLAEKQGIVATDFAEIDNAPEEKERGITINTSHIEYETEARHYAHIDAPGHADYVKNMITGAAQMDGAILVVAATDGPMPQTREHILLARQVGVDYLVVFLNKTDLVDDEELIELVEMEVRELLSEYDFPGDDIPVLKGSALKALEGDPEQVKVIEELMDTVDSYIPEPKREIDKPFLMPVEDVFTITGRGTVASGRVDRGVLTTGTEIEIVGLKEQIQKTTVTGIEMFRKTLEEAQAGDNIGALLRGVDRSDIERGQVLAQPGSIKTHKKFKAEVYVLSKEEGGRHTPFFTNYRPQFYFHTTDVTGVVELPSGVEMVMPGDQVTFEIELISPVAIEQGLKFTVREGGHTVGAGTVTEIED; from the coding sequence TTGGCTAAGGAAACTTACGTTCGCACTAAGCCCCACGTTAACATTGGTACTATTGGACACGTCGATCATGGAAAGACGACTTTAACAGCCGCAATCTCAAAGGTATTGGCTGAAAAGCAAGGTATCGTAGCTACTGACTTTGCTGAAATCGATAATGCTCCTGAAGAAAAGGAACGTGGAATCACGATCAACACTTCGCATATCGAATATGAAACAGAAGCACGTCATTATGCTCATATCGACGCCCCTGGTCACGCCGATTATGTTAAAAACATGATTACTGGTGCTGCTCAAATGGATGGTGCTATCTTGGTTGTTGCTGCAACTGATGGTCCTATGCCACAAACACGTGAACATATTTTGTTGGCACGTCAAGTTGGTGTTGACTACTTGGTTGTGTTCTTAAACAAGACAGATTTGGTCGACGACGAAGAATTAATCGAATTAGTTGAAATGGAAGTTCGTGAATTATTGTCAGAATATGACTTCCCTGGTGATGATATTCCTGTACTTAAGGGTTCAGCTTTGAAAGCTCTTGAGGGTGACCCTGAACAAGTTAAGGTTATCGAAGAATTAATGGATACTGTTGATTCATATATTCCAGAACCAAAGCGTGAAATTGACAAGCCTTTCTTGATGCCTGTTGAAGATGTATTCACAATTACTGGTCGTGGTACAGTTGCTTCTGGTCGTGTTGACCGTGGTGTATTGACTACTGGAACTGAAATTGAAATCGTTGGTTTGAAAGAACAAATTCAAAAGACTACTGTTACAGGTATTGAAATGTTCCGTAAAACTTTGGAAGAAGCTCAAGCTGGAGATAACATCGGTGCATTGTTGCGTGGTGTTGATCGTAGCGATATCGAACGTGGTCAAGTTTTGGCACAACCAGGTTCAATTAAGACTCACAAGAAGTTCAAGGCTGAAGTCTATGTTCTTTCTAAGGAAGAAGGTGGACGTCATACACCATTCTTTACAAACTACCGTCCACAATTCTATTTCCATACAACTGATGTTACAGGTGTTGTTGAATTGCCATCAGGTGTAGAGATGGTTATGCCTGGCGATCAAGTGACATTTGAAATCGAATTGATTTCACCAGTTGCTATTGAACAAGGTTTGAAGTTTACTGTTCGTGAAGGTGGCCATACTGTTGGTGCCGGAACTGTTACAGAAATTGAAGATTAA
- a CDS encoding ribonuclease J, with translation MTDLSIIPFGGVRENGKNMYAITVNDQIFIFDAGLKYPETDQLGVDVVVPDFEYFIKNSDKIAGVFLTHGHADAIGALPYFLQQVQAPIFGSELTIELAKLAIKDQQALKDYDDYHVVNEKTEIDFGQVTVSFFNTTHSIPESLGIVLATPYGQVVYTGDFKFDQTANSYYSTDIARLVEIGQGKVLALLADAAGTGSELNSVNESKISEYILETFRENNKKRIIVAAVASNIQRIQQVIDATVATKRQLVLSGNDIENVVRTAIRLRKLNLPVPENKLFVNLKNAKNLLASETVILETGRMGEPIKHLNRMANGEDPYVRIGEDDLVFITTTPSTAMESVVAKTRDMLFKQGADVKQISSDLRSSGHASRNDLQIMINVLKPEYFMPVQGEYRVMTTAKAAAEEVNISEDHIMMAMKGDQFKWLKDHFELQDSFTVGETLIDGAGIGDIGNVVLRDRRILSEDGIFVSVVTIDRKKRQVVSKPKLTSRGFVYVKANRDLMKEASDLTVKQIENYLTTTKSFDWNELKNGVREVVSRYLFEQTRRRPMVMPVVMEVNQNRRPAAHKSVQIAGQQRNRQTSKIANKQSKKQNIKPIAKTVK, from the coding sequence ATGACCGACTTAAGTATTATTCCATTTGGCGGTGTGCGCGAAAATGGTAAAAACATGTATGCAATTACTGTAAATGATCAAATTTTTATTTTTGATGCAGGGCTAAAATATCCAGAGACAGACCAATTAGGTGTTGATGTAGTAGTCCCTGATTTTGAATACTTTATTAAAAACAGTGATAAAATTGCGGGTGTTTTTCTAACACACGGGCATGCTGATGCAATTGGTGCGTTACCGTACTTTTTGCAACAGGTACAAGCGCCTATATTTGGTTCAGAATTGACCATTGAATTAGCAAAATTAGCTATCAAAGATCAGCAAGCACTTAAAGATTACGATGATTATCATGTTGTTAATGAGAAAACAGAAATTGATTTTGGACAAGTTACGGTATCGTTTTTTAATACAACACATTCCATACCAGAATCATTAGGAATTGTTCTGGCTACGCCTTACGGGCAAGTTGTGTATACTGGTGATTTTAAATTTGATCAAACAGCAAATTCGTATTACAGCACAGATATCGCACGCTTAGTCGAAATAGGACAAGGAAAAGTATTAGCTTTACTAGCAGATGCAGCTGGGACAGGTAGTGAACTAAATTCTGTCAATGAATCAAAAATTAGCGAATACATTCTTGAAACATTTAGGGAAAATAATAAAAAGCGTATTATTGTAGCAGCTGTTGCATCAAATATTCAACGCATTCAACAGGTTATAGATGCAACTGTGGCAACAAAACGACAGTTGGTTTTGTCTGGCAATGATATTGAAAATGTTGTTCGTACTGCAATACGCTTACGTAAATTGAATTTACCAGTGCCTGAAAATAAATTGTTTGTCAATCTTAAAAACGCTAAAAACTTACTTGCTTCAGAAACTGTTATTCTTGAAACAGGGCGTATGGGAGAACCTATTAAGCATTTAAATCGTATGGCAAATGGAGAAGATCCATATGTTCGTATTGGTGAAGATGATCTGGTATTTATTACAACAACGCCATCAACAGCTATGGAAAGTGTTGTAGCAAAAACGCGAGACATGCTTTTTAAGCAAGGTGCAGATGTTAAACAAATTAGTAGTGATTTGCGTTCAAGTGGTCACGCATCACGAAATGATTTACAAATTATGATTAATGTGTTAAAACCTGAATATTTCATGCCAGTTCAGGGAGAGTATCGTGTCATGACAACTGCAAAAGCTGCAGCTGAGGAAGTTAATATTTCTGAAGATCATATTATGATGGCTATGAAAGGTGATCAATTTAAATGGTTAAAGGATCATTTTGAATTGCAAGATTCCTTTACAGTTGGGGAAACTTTGATTGATGGCGCAGGCATTGGTGATATTGGTAATGTTGTTTTACGTGATCGTCGCATTTTATCAGAAGACGGTATTTTTGTATCTGTTGTAACAATTGATCGAAAGAAAAGACAAGTTGTTTCTAAGCCTAAATTGACATCACGTGGTTTTGTTTATGTTAAGGCAAATCGTGATTTGATGAAAGAAGCTTCCGATTTAACAGTTAAGCAAATAGAAAATTATCTCACCACGACTAAAAGCTTTGATTGGAATGAACTTAAGAATGGGGTACGAGAAGTTGTATCACGTTACTTATTTGAACAAACACGTCGCCGTCCGATGGTTATGCCTGTTGTAATGGAAGTCAACCAAAATCGCCGACCAGCAGCTCATAAATCTGTTCAAATAGCCGGGCAACAACGTAATCGGCAAACATCAAAAATAGCAAACAAACAGTCTAAAAAGCAAAACATTAAACCCATAGCAAAGACTGTCAAGTAA
- the rplT gene encoding 50S ribosomal protein L20 codes for MRVKGGTVSRARRKKIVKLAKGYRGQRRINFKVAKQQVWKSYLYAYRDRKNTKRNFRKLWIARINAAARMNGLSYSKLMHGLTLAGVELNRKMLADIAVTDFDTFSKLADQAKSALAADNVLVQERVAATLETTVKVDR; via the coding sequence ATGCGAGTTAAGGGTGGTACAGTTTCACGCGCACGTCGTAAGAAGATTGTTAAGTTAGCCAAGGGTTACCGTGGTCAACGTCGTATTAATTTCAAGGTTGCTAAGCAACAAGTATGGAAGTCATATTTGTATGCATACCGTGATCGTAAGAATACAAAACGTAACTTCCGTAAGTTATGGATTGCTCGTATCAATGCAGCAGCCCGTATGAACGGTTTGTCATATTCTAAGTTAATGCATGGTTTGACACTTGCAGGTGTTGAATTGAATCGTAAAATGTTAGCTGATATTGCTGTGACTGATTTTGATACATTTTCAAAGTTAGCAGACCAAGCAAAATCTGCATTAGCAGCTGATAATGTTTTGGTACAAGAACGTGTAGCCGCAACATTGGAAACAACTGTTAAGGTTGATCGTTAA
- the rpmI gene encoding 50S ribosomal protein L35 has protein sequence MPKMKTHRASAKRFKKTANGGLKSASAYTSHRFHGKTKKQRRQLRGTRMMDSTTVKTYAKMLSNI, from the coding sequence ATGCCAAAGATGAAGACACACCGCGCATCAGCAAAGCGCTTTAAGAAGACAGCCAACGGTGGTTTGAAGTCAGCCTCAGCTTATACTTCACACCGTTTCCATGGTAAGACAAAGAAGCAACGTCGTCAATTGCGTGGTACACGCATGATGGATTCAACGACTGTTAAAACATACGCTAAGATGCTGTCAAACATCTAA
- the infC gene encoding translation initiation factor IF-3 produces MWRCLTIARQPRQVDLINDNIRASRVLLIHEGKQTEMSTRDAQQIANDSNQDLVLVQANAEPPVAKIMDWGKAKFEAQKKQKEQRKNQKIVQVKEVRMSPVIDSGDFETRKKAAIKFLGQGNKVKLNLRFRGRMITHQDIGRQVLDRMAAELNDIAKVEQRAKMDGRQMFLVLAPRDAK; encoded by the coding sequence ATTTGGAGGTGTCTGACAATAGCACGTCAACCAAGACAAGTTGATTTAATCAACGATAATATTCGGGCATCTCGCGTATTACTTATCCATGAGGGTAAGCAAACAGAAATGTCTACGCGAGATGCACAACAAATTGCAAACGATTCAAACCAAGATTTGGTATTGGTACAAGCTAACGCTGAACCACCAGTTGCCAAAATCATGGATTGGGGAAAAGCTAAGTTCGAAGCACAAAAGAAGCAAAAAGAACAGCGCAAAAACCAAAAAATCGTTCAAGTTAAAGAAGTTCGTATGTCGCCGGTCATTGATTCGGGCGATTTCGAAACGCGTAAAAAAGCTGCTATCAAATTTCTTGGACAAGGAAATAAGGTTAAGTTGAACTTACGCTTTCGTGGTCGTATGATTACGCACCAAGATATCGGACGCCAAGTATTAGATCGTATGGCCGCAGAGCTTAACGACATTGCTAAGGTTGAGCAACGTGCCAAGATGGACGGCCGACAGATGTTTTTGGTCTTGGCACCTAGAGATGCCAAGTAA
- a CDS encoding DUF1361 domain-containing protein: MRDKVLNIIIIHVMVFLFFLFVYVAPTHFTFLNWNVFLSLLPFDFALVVATTHFKSVKSIFLVLWLLFFPNAMYMMTDFIHLNAIGTDLDQATQYFNYAILATGIFIGVGLGILSLEIIAQALFKNHVHIIYFIVTALVSLLSAIGIYLGRYLRLNSWDMFTNFSDVIQNIVSSVGYHMVTFVILFAGAQFAILVIFHYGVRLLNINLSVEK, translated from the coding sequence ATGCGCGACAAAGTTCTAAATATAATAATTATTCATGTGATGGTTTTTTTGTTTTTTTTGTTTGTTTATGTGGCACCAACGCATTTTACATTTTTAAATTGGAATGTTTTTCTGTCATTATTGCCTTTTGATTTTGCATTAGTTGTAGCAACGACACATTTTAAAAGTGTTAAATCTATTTTTCTTGTATTGTGGTTACTTTTTTTTCCAAATGCCATGTATATGATGACAGATTTTATACATTTAAATGCCATTGGCACAGATTTGGATCAAGCGACGCAATACTTTAACTATGCCATATTAGCAACAGGGATTTTTATAGGCGTTGGTTTAGGAATTTTGAGTTTAGAAATTATAGCACAAGCTCTATTTAAAAATCACGTTCACATTATTTATTTCATTGTTACAGCACTTGTGTCGTTATTATCAGCGATTGGTATTTATCTTGGCCGCTATTTACGATTAAATTCATGGGATATGTTCACTAACTTTAGTGATGTTATTCAAAACATTGTATCGTCTGTGGGCTATCACATGGTAACATTTGTGATTCTTTTTGCCGGTGCACAATTTGCAATACTTGTCATTTTTCACTATGGCGTGCGGTTGTTAAACATAAACTTGTCAGTAGAAAAGTAA
- a CDS encoding amino acid permease produces the protein MAETTEDGNKPPKRGLQNRHVQLIAIGGTIGTGLFMGAGNSIHYAGPIILLVYLIVGLFMFVMMRAIGELLYADPKQHTFITFITRYVGNRAGFFARWSYWLTVVFMGMAELTAVAKYVQYWFPGLPSWLIQIGMLIILTCVNLVAVALYGETEFWFSMIKIIAILALIATGIILALTGFKTPVGDVSFSNVFHHFSFFPNGFGNFINAFQMVMFAFVGMEFIGMTVAETDNPREVLPKAINQIPWRILFFYLGALFIIMTIYPWQKIPADQSPFVMVFELVGIKWAAALVNFVVLTSAASALNSVLFSASRNFYALSFQSKARFLQPFRKMSKTQLPINAVLFTSLMVAFSAVISVIPEITNAFSFVTSASTDLFLMIYVLTLIAYMNYRKSNDYMQDGFLVIAPKTLVPLAIIFFAFVFITLFFNPDSRIPAIGSTIWLVVFGLISWWQPKKAIK, from the coding sequence ATGGCAGAAACAACGGAAGATGGTAATAAACCGCCAAAACGCGGATTACAAAATCGTCATGTGCAATTAATTGCAATTGGTGGTACGATCGGAACAGGCCTATTTATGGGTGCTGGTAATTCAATTCATTATGCTGGGCCTATTATTTTATTGGTATACTTAATTGTTGGATTATTCATGTTCGTTATGATGCGAGCTATTGGTGAATTATTGTATGCTGATCCAAAGCAGCATACATTTATTACGTTCATTACTAGATATGTTGGCAATCGCGCAGGTTTTTTTGCACGATGGTCTTATTGGTTGACGGTTGTATTTATGGGCATGGCTGAATTAACCGCAGTGGCCAAATATGTTCAATATTGGTTCCCAGGACTACCAAGTTGGTTGATTCAAATTGGTATGCTGATTATACTAACATGCGTCAATTTAGTCGCTGTAGCATTATATGGCGAAACGGAATTCTGGTTTTCAATGATTAAAATTATTGCTATTTTAGCTTTAATTGCTACAGGTATTATTTTAGCGTTAACAGGGTTCAAAACACCTGTAGGGGATGTGTCATTTAGCAATGTTTTTCACCACTTTTCATTTTTCCCAAATGGCTTTGGAAATTTTATTAATGCTTTCCAAATGGTGATGTTTGCCTTTGTTGGGATGGAATTTATAGGAATGACCGTAGCAGAAACAGATAATCCACGTGAAGTTTTACCCAAGGCGATTAATCAAATACCTTGGCGGATATTATTTTTCTATTTAGGGGCATTGTTTATTATTATGACGATATATCCTTGGCAAAAAATCCCTGCTGATCAAAGCCCCTTTGTGATGGTTTTTGAGTTAGTTGGGATTAAATGGGCGGCAGCATTGGTTAACTTTGTTGTTCTTACAAGTGCTGCATCGGCGTTGAATTCCGTATTATTTAGTGCAAGCCGTAATTTTTATGCTTTATCATTCCAATCAAAAGCACGTTTTTTACAGCCATTTAGAAAAATGTCTAAAACACAATTACCAATCAACGCAGTTTTGTTCACATCTTTAATGGTAGCCTTTTCGGCAGTAATCTCTGTTATACCTGAGATAACAAATGCGTTTAGTTTTGTCACAAGTGCTTCAACTGATTTGTTTTTGATGATTTATGTCTTAACGTTAATCGCATATATGAATTATCGTAAATCAAATGATTACATGCAGGATGGTTTTTTGGTTATTGCACCTAAAACATTAGTGCCACTTGCAATTATATTCTTTGCTTTTGTTTTTATTACGCTATTTTTTAACCCGGATTCACGTATACCAGCTATTGGTTCAACGATTTGGTTAGTTGTATTTGGTCTGATTTCATGGTGGCAACCAAAAAAAGCCATCAAGTAA
- the thrS gene encoding threonine--tRNA ligase: MSALNLTFPDGAVKVFPDGTKPIEVAQSISKSLAKKSVSAKLNDAYVGMNDILPESGNFQLITTSDTEALSLLRHATSHLLAQALKRMPKFANMHFGVGPFIDNGFYYDTDNGAGNQVSVEDFPEIEAMMHKIVKEDLPIISRQITRAEALEMFAADPYKLALITDLPEDEILTIAIQGDHIELDKGGLVPSTGWIKHFKLTSVAGAYWRGKSSNPMMQRIYGISEWKQADVDAEVTRREEAKERDHRTIGRDLDLFFTSQEVGSGLPVWLPNGATIRRQVERYITDKELANGYQHVYTPVLSNLNLYKTSGHWDHYREDMFPPMDMGDGEFLELRPMNCPSHIMVFKHKPRSYRELPIRIAELGMMHRYEKSGALTGLSRVREMTLNDGHTFVEPEKIEEEFKSILTMMMAVYRDFNITDYRFRLSYRDPKNTEKYFDDDEMWEKSQAQLKSAMDDLKLDYYEAEGEAAFYGPKLDVQTKTALGNEETMSTIQLDFLLPERFDLTYIGADGQDNHRPVMLHRGIVGTMERFTAYLIEMYKGAFPTWLSPLQVQIIPVNLGAHGEYADGVQKKLQAVGLRANVETKEAKMGYLIREAQTNKIPYTLVLGDSEVDAQTVTVRKYGEEKTQTMSFIDFQMAILADVARYSRPTETHE, from the coding sequence ATGTCAGCACTTAATCTTACATTTCCAGATGGGGCAGTGAAAGTCTTTCCCGATGGGACAAAACCAATTGAGGTTGCTCAAAGCATCTCAAAATCTTTAGCTAAAAAATCAGTATCAGCTAAACTAAACGATGCATATGTTGGTATGAATGATATTCTCCCAGAATCTGGTAATTTTCAGTTAATTACCACAAGTGATACCGAAGCGCTATCATTACTACGTCACGCAACATCGCATCTCTTGGCACAGGCTTTGAAACGGATGCCAAAGTTTGCCAATATGCATTTTGGTGTAGGACCTTTCATTGATAATGGATTTTATTATGATACCGACAATGGTGCAGGAAATCAGGTTTCAGTAGAAGATTTTCCTGAAATTGAAGCGATGATGCATAAAATTGTTAAAGAAGATTTACCAATAATATCACGTCAGATTACACGTGCAGAAGCGTTGGAAATGTTTGCAGCAGATCCATACAAACTAGCATTGATTACGGATTTGCCTGAGGATGAAATTTTAACAATTGCTATACAAGGAGATCATATTGAATTAGACAAAGGTGGCTTAGTCCCATCAACTGGTTGGATTAAACATTTTAAATTAACATCCGTTGCTGGTGCTTATTGGCGTGGTAAATCATCTAATCCAATGATGCAACGCATATATGGCATCTCGGAATGGAAGCAAGCAGATGTTGATGCTGAAGTAACACGTCGTGAAGAAGCTAAAGAACGTGATCATCGCACAATTGGTCGTGATCTTGACTTGTTTTTTACAAGTCAAGAAGTTGGTTCTGGATTGCCAGTTTGGCTACCAAATGGGGCAACGATTCGCCGTCAAGTTGAACGTTATATTACTGACAAAGAATTAGCCAATGGCTATCAACATGTATACACCCCTGTATTATCAAACTTGAACTTGTATAAAACTTCTGGACATTGGGATCATTACCGTGAAGATATGTTTCCACCAATGGATATGGGAGATGGTGAATTTTTAGAGCTACGTCCTATGAATTGCCCATCACATATTATGGTATTCAAGCACAAGCCACGTTCGTACCGTGAATTACCAATTCGCATTGCTGAGCTTGGCATGATGCATCGTTATGAAAAGTCTGGTGCATTAACTGGCCTATCTCGTGTACGTGAAATGACGTTGAACGATGGTCACACATTCGTTGAACCAGAAAAAATTGAAGAAGAATTCAAATCTATTTTGACAATGATGATGGCTGTTTATCGTGATTTTAACATCACAGATTATCGCTTTAGATTATCATATCGCGATCCTAAAAATACTGAAAAGTATTTTGATGATGACGAAATGTGGGAAAAATCACAAGCGCAACTCAAAAGTGCAATGGATGATCTTAAATTAGATTATTACGAAGCTGAGGGTGAAGCTGCTTTCTACGGTCCAAAGCTGGATGTGCAAACGAAGACAGCCTTGGGTAATGAAGAAACAATGTCGACAATTCAGTTAGACTTTTTGTTGCCTGAACGTTTTGATTTGACGTATATTGGTGCCGATGGACAGGATAACCATCGGCCAGTGATGTTACACCGTGGCATTGTAGGCACAATGGAACGTTTTACGGCATATTTGATCGAAATGTATAAGGGTGCTTTTCCAACCTGGTTGTCACCATTGCAAGTGCAAATCATTCCTGTCAATCTTGGTGCGCATGGTGAGTATGCCGATGGTGTCCAAAAAAAGTTGCAGGCTGTGGGATTGCGAGCTAATGTAGAAACCAAGGAAGCAAAGATGGGCTATTTGATTCGTGAAGCGCAAACTAATAAGATCCCATATACACTAGTATTAGGTGATTCTGAAGTTGATGCTCAGACAGTGACAGTACGTAAGTACGGTGAAGAAAAGACACAAACAATGTCATTTATTGATTTTCAGATGGCTATTTTAGCAGATGTTGCACGTTATTCACGTCCAACAGAGACACATGAATAA